The sequence TGGTTGACATAAACATTAATCGCGCAGTCCAGCAGCGCGACGACAAAACTTAACGAAATAGCTGTGATACAGATTTCAGCCCCCATACCGCCCCCCCTGCATTAATTTGTCCGATAAGACCGTGACCGCCACGCCCGCAAAGTTGTCGATCTTGATGATCACGTTCTTGACCGGATGCCAGTAAATCGAGAGCGTGTTCCAGGTCATGCCGTTGGGTTTTTTTAAAATCTGGCCCTTCTGCACGCGCACGGACTCCGATAGAATCCGGGAGACATCCGCCTTGTCCGGCTCGCCGCCCACGCGCTCGCGCCAGTTCTCCACAAAATGCCGGCTAAAATCAAAGTCTGTGATCATGCGCGCTGCCTCTTTTTGCTTCGCCGCTGGTGATAGGTCAGGGCGGCGGCCAGTTTTTTAAGCTGCACCGCGTTGCCCCAGGCCCAGTGATCGAGGTTAAACATGGTGGCCGCCATCGCGTTGACATACGCGTCGGTCAAGTGCATCTCCGCCATCACCGCCCTAATCTTCTGCTTGATCCGGGCCCTTCCGTCCGCGCCCCCGGTTTTAAACCCCAGGGCGTTAAAATGCTGCATCACGGTATCAAGCGTTTTTTGATCCAGATCTTTGCTGGAGGCCGCCCCCACCGAGGAGAGGAGGTCGCGGTACTCGACCTCGGTCAGCCCGGTTTTCTGCTTGGCCACATGCACCAGCCCGATCTGTTTGCCGGTGATTTTTTTAGCCATCTGATTTCTCCCCCTGTTTTCGGATATTGGCCGCGATCCGCTCAAACGCCCCGGCCATTGCATCCGCCGCCGCCCGGTAGGCGCCCTCGGAAATGGCGGCCAGGATTTCGGCGGCGGATGGGTACTCGGACTCCAGCACCTCTCCCAATCCCTCTCCACCGCCGTGGAGAGGGGTGCGCTCCGCCGCGGTTTTTCCAGCACTTTCGGCTGGTGCCGCCGCCCTCTCCGCCACCGGCGGGGAGGGTTGGGGTGGGGTGCGCTCCGCCGCGGTTTTTCCAGCCGCGCTTCGACAGTACCGGCAAACCACATTCATATTGCCGGGCAAATTTTTGTTTTTATTAAAGGCTTTTCTCAGCTTCGGCACACCGCAACGCGTGCACACCCGGCCCACGATTTGTAAATGTTTGTTAAATATCAGGTTTTTTTGCTTGCCGGTCCCCTGATAAAACTTTTCCCCGGCAAGCACCACGATGCCCATATCAGCTGTTTTATCGGCCGCCGCCGCAGCCCCTTCTCCCTTCTTTGCCAAAGCCGCCGCCCTCTCCGCCGCCGGCGGGGAGGGTTGGGGTGGGGCGGTGGGGATTTCTTCCACACTCCCCAGCGCCGCCATCCGTTCGGCACACAAATTGGGACACCCGGCATCCGAAAAAAACAAACCGTCGCACTCCAACAGCGTCACCCGGTGCTCAAACTTCGGGCACCAGTACAGCCCGGCCACCTCTTCTTTATGTTCCGGCTTTCCCATCGCTACTCCTCCTCCATCTCGGCGATCGCCATGCGCATGCGGGCGATGGCGGAAAACGCCTCGTCCGCGGCCGCAAACGCCGCTTTTTTGTTTTCGCGGATCCGCTTTAAGCGCGCCGCTTTTTGGGTATCATCCGGCAGGTGCACCGGGTCCTCGGCCAGGTACCAGACGCCGCGCACTTTTTTGGTAACCCCCTGGCGGGTAAGCGACTGCAAAAACTCCCGGGCGTAATTCTCGGACGCGCCGGCCAGCTCCATCAGATCCGATACGTCGGCCCGGCCCCGGGCCCGAAGAATCCGCCACATTACCTCCCGGGTGTTGGGCGCCGCTTTTTTGCCCGTTGCCCGGTAGATCCCCCGGGCGATCCGCTCCACCCGGCCCGCGCGCATCAAATCCGTCAGCCGGTTGGTGAGGTGCTTTTTGTGATTTGCGCACGGCATATCCATCATCCAGGCCAGATCCCTGGACCGTATCCCGTCCGGCCCGGCCGCGGCCACCGCCTGATAAATCCGCTCCGTTAAATTGTTTTTCGGACTGTTCATCGATTCGCCCCCCTTAATTCGCCCCGTTTAAACCGGATTTAACCGCCATTTTCACCATGTCCGCATCCGCGGTATTGGTGCCGCGCGCGTTGGCATACTGGATCAGCGTTAACAGATCCCGCCGCACGATCCGGAAATCACCGCCCGATGCCTCGTGCATGATCCGCGCCTGCGGGGTCTCCAATTTCAAACCCGTGGCCTCGCCGGCATAAAGCAGGATATCCGCGGCCGTGATGGGCGCAAATTCCACCTGCTGGTAAGTTCGGCTCCATACCCGGCGGTTGGCCCGCATGACAGTCACGAGCTCCTCCTCGCCGATTAAAACAATGGGCACGGCGCACGTATCCGATATGTCGCGGATGGTGTCCAGGTGCCGGCGGGAGAGTTTCTCGATCTCATCCAGGAATATGGGGCGGGGGGCGGAGACCAGGCGGTCCACGATTTCGGCTGCGCACGTGCCCCGGCGGCCCGGCGGGTTGACCACGCCGAGCTCACGGGCCAGCGCCTTCAAAAAGTCGAGCTCGCTCCAGATGGTCCAGACCCGGATATAGACGCAGTTGTTATGCGCCGCATACCACTGGGCGGTCCGGGTTTTGCCGCGCCCGGCCCGGCCGTAGACCATGCCTAAGCGCCCCTCGCCCGCGGCCAGGTCAAGGCCGTCCATTAACACGGAGAAATTTCTGACATTTTTGGTTTTCACAAACACAGGATTGAAACTGACTGGCTCATTTTTCTTTGACATACATCCGCTCCTTTTTGCTTGTTTTTGCGTAGGGCGGGCCACCGTGCCCGCTCTTTGTGTAGGGCGGGCCACCGTGCCCGCCAACAGCTTAGGGCCGCTGTTTCGCCCCTTAACCCCCCTTTGGAAAAGGCACCGACCCTCACCCCCCCTTTGAAAAAGGGGGGATTGGGGGGATTGGGGGGATTTTCAACCACAACAAATCTCAATACAGCCGCTGTTGGGATTATAAGACAACTCCCGATAAGCCTTCAGCTCCGGGTAATAATTCAGCGCCTTTTCCCAGAATTTGCGCTCCGCCGCGATCCGCCGGATCTGGAGCTTGAGCGCCTTTTTCCCGCCCAGAAAAATTTTTTGATACCGCTCAGACAACCGATCGCAGGCCACCATCTCATCACCCCACCGCTTGATCTCATCCGGCACCACATACCGGCTAAACTCGCGCCCCAGCGTCTCCATCTTTCGTGCTCCCATAAATAACCTCCCTTTTTCGTAGGGCGGGCCACCGTGCCCGCCGTTAATTTTAACGGGCCGCCGTGCCCGCCTGAAATTCCACCACCGCCTGGGCGCGCACCTGCTCGTAATAATCCGCGTCCCGCTGATAGGCCGGGGTGGCCTCGAAATAACTCATAAACGCCTGCATGTGCGCCGGGATCAAAACGCCGCGCACATCCTGGCGAATCAGCGCCTCGTATCGGTCCGGCTCGGGCATCTGCTGAATCCGGTCCCAGAGGCTCGCCGCATCCTCGCCCCGATCCACTTCCGGGGTGTAGTTTTCCGACGCATCCGGGGCCGGATCTTTCTCAACCTCTTGATTCATGCGCTTTAGTTCAATCAGGTCTTTGTTTATCCGCGCATCAGTCGGCTCGTTAGTATTTTTTGCGGCCGGTTTTTCCGCGGCCGCATCCCCGGAAATTCCCATCGATTTGAGGTGCCGCCGGTGCTCGGGCAGGATCTCGTTTGCGAGAAATTCGCGCGCCAGGGCCGAGGCCTCTTTTTCCTGGGATTTTTTGTAATGGATAAGGTTCTGCAGCCGGGCCCGGTCCTCGTCCGTGCCCAGAACCGAGGCGGCCGGATGCGCTTTTTCCGGGGGCGCGGCCTCGCAGACGAGCTCCCCGGTTTTGGGCTCCACCACCAGGATCGAGCTCCGGTCCTGCAGGTCGTAGCGAATTTCAACCGGGTGCCGCCGGCCGTAGAGCGCCGGGTGGTAATAGGTCTCGTTTAGAAACTTGATGCCGTTCTGGGTGATGGTGCGGATGTCCTGGGCCAGCATCAGGTATCTGAGCTCCGCCGGATCCACGCCCGGACCCTGCTCCGGGGGAAATACATCCATCGGCGAGGCCCCGTTTAAATGCCCGCGTTGTGGGCGGGATGCGTATTCGTCAAACCAGGCCGCGATCGCGTTGTGCGCCTGCTCAAGCGTAATACCGGTAATGCCGCTCATGGCTTTGTCGTAGGCTTTTCGGTGCAGGCGCTCGCCCCGGTTCATGCGCGGGGGTTTGGTCTCAATGGAGGTGCCGCAATAGGTGGGGGCCAGGCGCTCAAGCTCGGCAAATGTTTTAAAGAACCGCTCCACGGTTTTGGATTGCCCGTGATACGGCCAGGCGAAAATCGTTTTGATTCCGAGCCGCGAAAAAAGCCCGGAAAACCCCGCCTGTTCAAGATCGCGGCCGTTAAAAAACCGGCCGGCAAACGCCTTGCCGTTATCCAGATAGGCCACCTTCGGGATTTTTCCCAGGCGCATAATCGCCCGGCGAAGGGCGGATGCGATGCAGGCTGTGTCCTCGGTGGGGGTGATATCCCAGCCCAATGGCATTGAGGATTTCATGTCAAACCAGACCAAAAGCGTCATGCGTTTGGGTTTGCCGGTCCAGGGGTTGACGATCTCAAAGTTCAGGGTGTGCCCGTCCGCCACCAGGATGTCGCCCACGTTAATCAGCGAGTAGTCCCGGGCGATATCAAACGCGCATTTGTCGTTCCAGGCCTTGGCGCCCTGGCGGTTGAATACCCAGATGTGATAGTTTGTGTCGCGCCAGTCGCGCAGGAAGCGCCGGTACGTGGCGTCGGACAGGCCGTTTTGAACGCCCTTAGCCGCCATCACCGCCCGGGCCGTTCGGATGGCCTCTGAGATGTGCGGCCGGTTTGGCGAGAGCGCGCAGCGGATCAAGACCTGCTTGGCCTCCGGAGATAGCTCCGTGTTTCCGCGTTTGACGTGGCCGCGGTGATCGGCCAGCACCATGATATCCCCGTGCGCGGCATCGATCTGTTTTTTCCAGGCCTCAAGCGTCTTCCAGGACACCGGCCCGATTTTTCGAAACAGCTCCGGCCAGGGGATCCCCGAGTTATAGGCGGTGGTAAAATCCTCGCGCGCTTTCTGTTTTTTGCCGTGTCTGGCGGATTTCACGCGCTTTAAATAAAGCGCCAGAAGATCGGATTTGGCCGCGGCCAGAACCATCTGCTGCGAATTGATGTTTTCGCCGCAGGCCCGCTCACCCGGGCCGCCCGCTGCCGCGTCTTCTCCCTTTACTTTTCCATCAACAGCCGCCCTCTCCGCGGCGCTTACTTCTCCGCCACTCGCCGCCCTCTCCGCCGCCTTTACTTTTCCGCCACTCGTCGCCCTCTCCGCCGCCGGCGGGGAGGGTTGGGGTGGGGTGTTACCTTCCCCCTCCTTATATATAAGGAAACGGATATCCTCGGGGAGGTGGTCAATGTAATATACTTTTTTGCGGCCGCCACGGCTTGTAATGTATTTGTGCGACCACCTTTCTTTTTTCGCACGGCGCGATATTGTCGACTTGGCTACACCGGTAATCTTTGCCAGTTCAGAGGTTGCTAACTCCATCAAGTTTCATCCTTTTCATAAAGTTCCCAGTATTCACCCTCCTTGACGGACTCATCCATAATACCCCGCAGATCATCTATTGCCGTGATAATCTCGTCCACCTTATCAATCACATACTGGTCCAGGTCGCCCCAGTTATAGGCAAGCTCCTCAAAAGACTTTTCGATTTTGTCCAGGCGCCGTCGGCTGCCCTGACGCGCGCGTTTTTTAGTCCACTCACTCATCACTCC comes from Desulfobacterales bacterium and encodes:
- a CDS encoding phage protein GemA/Gp16 family protein, giving the protein MAKKITGKQIGLVHVAKQKTGLTEVEYRDLLSSVGAASSKDLDQKTLDTVMQHFNALGFKTGGADGRARIKQKIRAVMAEMHLTDAYVNAMAATMFNLDHWAWGNAVQLKKLAAALTYHQRRSKKRQRA
- a CDS encoding ATP-binding protein; its protein translation is MSKKNEPVSFNPVFVKTKNVRNFSVLMDGLDLAAGEGRLGMVYGRAGRGKTRTAQWYAAHNNCVYIRVWTIWSELDFLKALARELGVVNPPGRRGTCAAEIVDRLVSAPRPIFLDEIEKLSRRHLDTIRDISDTCAVPIVLIGEEELVTVMRANRRVWSRTYQQVEFAPITAADILLYAGEATGLKLETPQARIMHEASGGDFRIVRRDLLTLIQYANARGTNTADADMVKMAVKSGLNGAN
- a CDS encoding Mu transposase C-terminal domain-containing protein; its protein translation is MELATSELAKITGVAKSTISRRAKKERWSHKYITSRGGRKKVYYIDHLPEDIRFLIYKEGEGNTPPQPSPPAAERATSGGKVKAAERAASGGEVSAAERAAVDGKVKGEDAAAGGPGERACGENINSQQMVLAAAKSDLLALYLKRVKSARHGKKQKAREDFTTAYNSGIPWPELFRKIGPVSWKTLEAWKKQIDAAHGDIMVLADHRGHVKRGNTELSPEAKQVLIRCALSPNRPHISEAIRTARAVMAAKGVQNGLSDATYRRFLRDWRDTNYHIWVFNRQGAKAWNDKCAFDIARDYSLINVGDILVADGHTLNFEIVNPWTGKPKRMTLLVWFDMKSSMPLGWDITPTEDTACIASALRRAIMRLGKIPKVAYLDNGKAFAGRFFNGRDLEQAGFSGLFSRLGIKTIFAWPYHGQSKTVERFFKTFAELERLAPTYCGTSIETKPPRMNRGERLHRKAYDKAMSGITGITLEQAHNAIAAWFDEYASRPQRGHLNGASPMDVFPPEQGPGVDPAELRYLMLAQDIRTITQNGIKFLNETYYHPALYGRRHPVEIRYDLQDRSSILVVEPKTGELVCEAAPPEKAHPAASVLGTDEDRARLQNLIHYKKSQEKEASALAREFLANEILPEHRRHLKSMGISGDAAAEKPAAKNTNEPTDARINKDLIELKRMNQEVEKDPAPDASENYTPEVDRGEDAASLWDRIQQMPEPDRYEALIRQDVRGVLIPAHMQAFMSYFEATPAYQRDADYYEQVRAQAVVEFQAGTAAR